The segment GGTTCGGGCTGTGATAAACCTGCCCATCGGTTTGCCCCAACTGCAGAGACTGAATAAACTCAGAGCTCAGCAAATGCTCATTGCTGAGCAATTTCTGCATGGCCCCCGCGACAATCTGAACAGACTGCTCCTGGCGATGAGCGGCTGGCAAATGTGCTTCCAATTCGCGGACAAAATGATTGAAATCATAGTGAGACATGGTTCAAAACCTTTCTGTGGTTAATGCAACGAAGGGCGCCATTCAAGCCCGGGAATAATACCGGCTTCCACTTCCAACAATTGATCCAGACGTTTTTCAATCACTTCGCGCGGGAAATAGTTGAGCATCAGATTGACAAACAAATGCCCGTGTTTCAGTTCACTGGCCCATAAACGGTGATAAAAAGCCTTTAAACGCTCATCCGGTAAGGCCTCTGAAACCAAAGCAAAACGCTCGGCGCCACGGGCTTCAATAATCGAAGAGATCAGCATACGATCCAGAAAACGCTCTTCGGGCGTTGTACGGCAAGCCTCTAAAAGCTGATTGACATAAGGATCTTTGATCTCTTTGCCCATGCGGATCCCCCGCTCTTCCATCAGAGCATAGACTTGGCGAAAATGCTCAAGTTCTTCCTGTGCCAAACGAATCATATGGGGAATAATTTCAAGCTTATCAGAATATTTCATAATCAGGCTCATGGCCAAAGCTGATGCCTTGCGCTCACAATTGGCATGATCCTGTAAAAAGGGGTCAAATTGATCTACCACCACCTGGGCCCAACCGGGATCGGTAGGG is part of the bacterium (Candidatus Blackallbacteria) CG13_big_fil_rev_8_21_14_2_50_49_14 genome and harbors:
- a CDS encoding tRNA-(ms[2]io[6]A)-hydroxylase, with the protein product MTQNTIDKTHEKIDFELKCPTDPGWAQVVVDQFDPFLQDHANCERKASALAMSLIMKYSDKLEIIPHMIRLAQEELEHFRQVYALMEERGIRMGKEIKDPYVNQLLEACRTTPEERFLDRMLISSIIEARGAERFALVSEALPDERLKAFYHRLWASELKHGHLFVNLMLNYFPREVIEKRLDQLLEVEAGIIPGLEWRPSLH